The Thermoplasmata archaeon genomic interval GAAGCGTCGGGCCGTTCGCGGCCTCCGCGACGATCTTCGCCTGGATCTTGTCGGCGTTCTTCTTGGTGATCTGGTTCTCCAGCGCCGCCGGGATCAGGATGTCGACCGGAAGCTCGAGGAGCTCCTCGTTCGAGACCGATTTCGCGCCCGGGAACCCGACCACCGAGCCGGTCTTCGCCTTGTGCGCCTCGACCGCGTGTGGATCGAAGCCATCGGGCTTGTAGATGCCACCCTTCGTGTCGGAAGCGGCGACGATCTTCGCGCCCTGCTCGTCGTGCAGGAGGTTCACCGCGACCGATCCGGCGTTGCCGAATCCCTGGACCGCCACGGAACCGCCCTTCACGCGGACGCCGACGGTCTGGGCGGCCTCGCGGATGACGTAGGCGCAGCCGCGCCCCGTCGCTTCGCCCCGGCCCTCGCTGCCGCCGATGCTGATCGGCTTGCCCGTAACGACGCCCGGGACGGAGTATCCCTTCTGCATCGAGTACGTATCCATAATCCAGGCCATCGTTTGACTGTCGGTGTACACGTCCGGCGCGGGGATGTCGATCTCGGGACCGATGATCGGAGAGATCTCGGTCGTGAAGCGGCGGGTGAGGCGTTCGAGCTCTCCCTTGCTCATGTGCTTCGGATCGCAGATGATGCCGCCCTTCGCTCCGCCGTACGGGATGTTGACGACGGCGCACTTCCAGGTCATCCACGCGGCGAGCGCGCGGACCTCGTCCAGCGTAACCTGCGGATGATAGCGAATGCCTCCCTTCGTCGGGCCCCGGGCCATGCTGTACTGGACGCGATAGCCGGTGAACACACGATAGTCACCCTTGTCGAGGCGGACAGGGAAGTTGACCGTGAGCTCGCGCTTGGGGCTCTTGAGCACCTCGCGAATGCCGCCCTCCAGATGGAGGAGATCGGCCACGATATCGACCTGGCGCTTCGCCGTCTCGAACGGGTTGACCGTGGTGCTGTCGCTCGCCATATTCATTCCCTCAACGGGTGCGCGGCGAGTCGGGGGACGGTACTTGAGCCTAACGGCCTTGCGAAGGTGGCGCACGGTCTCGGTGTCGCCTCGGCGTGCGTTGGAACGGGCTCCAGCCGGCGGTCGGGAGCGGGCGCAGCCCGGAGGGCGCGGAGAGGTAGGCTCCCGTTCCGCGCTCCGCTCGTCCCACGACGCGCAGCCGACCTCCCGCCGATCCGACCGCGCGCATCGCCCGGCGCAGGGCCGAGCTCGGCACCGCCGCCAGCAGTTCGTAATCCCCCCCGAAGAATCCCGTCTCCTCGCGCGCCGCCCGCGGCAACGCGGCGATCGATCGGTCCCACGGGATGCGGTCCGGGTCGAGGACGAGCCGGACGCTGCTCGCCCGGGCCATGAGGTGGGCCGAGTCCGCGATGCCATCGGAGGTGTCGATCATGGCGTGGACCAGCGGGGCGAGCGCGATCCCTTCCCGCACGCGCGGGCGCACGTCGAGCAGAGCGAGCATATCGCCCCGACCTCGAGCTCCTCGATGGGTCCTCCACCGGCGCCAGGCCGAGCCCCCGCGGCCGACCGATCCGGTCGTGACGAGGAGGTCGCCCGGCCGGGCCCCGCTCCGGGGGGCCAACGATCCCGCCTTCCCCCATCCCACTACGGTGCTGACCACCGCGCGCACCGGGGAGGGCTTCGTGTCTCCCCCCACCACGTGCGCGTCAAAGCGCGCTCCGGCAGCTTCGGCGCCGCGAAGCACGGACTCGGCCCAGAGCCGGGGCGTCCCCGGCGGAAGGAGGAGCGCGATGAGGATCCCCGCGGGCCGGGCTCCCTTCGAAGCGGCATCGGACAGGCTCACCCCGGCGGCAGCGGCACCGATCGCTCGCGGGGGAGATCCTGCGACAAAGTGGGTCCCCTCGATCAGCGCGTCGGTCGTGAGTACGGCGACCGACCCTCGCGGCGGCCTCAGCGCCGCGGCATCGTCTCCGATCGGGAGCGCGCCGGTACGCCCCGCGGGAAGGTGCGCGGCGACCCATCGGTGGAACGCGCGTTCATCGATCGGAGCCGCAGAGGCATTCCCACGGCGATTCATCGGCGGATCACTTGTAGGGAAGGAAGTCGCGGCCGAGGAGTTCTCGACCGAGGATGATCCGCATGATGTTGAGCCCTCCCTCGGCTCCGACCATATACGACATGATCCCGCGCAGGCCGAGCTCGAGCCCTACGTCCTTGGTGTAGCCCGAGGCCCCGTACCACATCATCACCCGCTTTACGCACTCGAAGGCGATCTGGGGGGCCGTAAGCTTCACGCTCGCCACCGCGCGATCGACCTCGGACCGGTGCGAGGAATCCCCCCGGAGCGTGTAGCGATCGAGCAACCATGCTGCGCGGCGGCACTGCCACTTGACCGCCTCGACCTGCGTGTAGAGGTCCACCAGCTCGAACTGGGGACCTTCGAACTTGCCGAGCGGCTGACCGAAGACCTGCCGCTCGCGCAGGTACTTCATTCCCTCCTCGAGAGCTCGTTCGGCCGCCCCGACGCAGGCCGCGCTCACGAACGTCCTCGCGACCGAGAACCCCTCCATCGCGTAATCGAATCCGCGGCCCTCCTGGCCGATCAGGTACGCCTCGGGCACCCGGACATCGCGGTACGTGATCGCGCCGGTAGAGATCCCCATCCGGCCCATGTTCTCGAACTTCTGGGTCGTGGCGCCCTCGGAGCGGGTGGGCACGTAGATGAAATTGAATCCCTTCCCGGGGGCCTTCGTCAGGGTGAGGTGGCCCCCGCCGAGCCGCTTCGCCTCTTCCACGCCCGAGAGGAACGCCTTCTCGCCGCGAATCACGAAGGACGTGCCATCCCGTCGCGACTCGGTGTGCATGGCGTGGAGATCGCTCCCCCCCGTCGGCTCGGTCGTGGCGATGCCGAGGAACGCCTTCCCCGCGCACACGGGAGGCAGCACCTCGCGCTTCGCCGCGTCCGTTCCGTGCTGGCCGAGGATGTACCCCCAGCCGGCCTCGAGCAGGAAGAACACGGCGGTCGCCATGGAGAAGTCGCCGCGGCCAATCTCCTCCGAAGCCAGCTCGGTCAGGATCGCCGATGCCCCCATTCCGCCGTAGTCGGTCGACACGGGCATCGCGAGCAGCCCGAGGTGGGCCATCTCGCGCAGGACCTCGTCCGGGATCCGACCCTCCTGGTCGATCCGCTTCTCGTTCGGCCGGAGCACCCGGTCGCCGAACGTGCGGACCGCCGCCTGGAACGCCCGCTCCTCGTCGCTGAGTTCGAAGTCCATGTCGGTCAGGACCGGGGACGCGACCCGCGCTAAAAGCGTTCGTGCAGGCGGGTCTGCCTCGGGCAACTCCTTTATCCCGGTGTCCGCTCGCTTGGGCGGGCAAGCTCCTCCATGCGGGTTCGGGTCGGGATCAACGGATTCGGAACGATCGGTAAACGGGTCGCCGACGCCGTCGCGAAGCAGCCGGACATGGAGCTGGTCGGGGTCACGAAGACCCTCCCGAGCTACGAGGCCCAGCGCGCGGTCACGAAGGGATACCCGTTGTTCATCGCCGGAGACGGGGAGCGCGCCGCGTTCGAGCATGCAGGCATCCCCGTCGCCGGGATGCTTTCGGACCTGCTGGGCCACGTGGATGTTATCGTGGACGCGGCGCCGGAGAAGATCGGTCGACAGAATGCGTCGCTCTACCGCGATGCGAAGGTCCGTGCGATCTTCCAAGGAGGGGAGAAGGCCGATGTCGCGGAGGTCTCCTTCAGCGCGCTGGCCAACTTCGAGGCCGCCCGGGGAAAGCGTACGGTCCGGGTCGTCTCGTGCAACACGACCGGGCTCGCACGGGCGGCCGCGGTCCTCGAACCCCGATACGGAGTGGAGGACTGGCAGGCCACGCTCGTGCGCCGTGCCGCCGATCCCCCGGAGTCCGGACGGGGCCCGATCAACGGCATCCTGCCGAACTTCCATCTCCCGTCGCACCACGGACCCGACGTCCGGACCATCTTTCCGAACCTGCCGATCACGACGACGGCCGTGATTGTTCCGACCACCCTCATGCACGTCCACGTCAACCGGGTGCGGCTGCGCAGGCCCCCGGCGGACGCGGCCGAACTGGTGGAAGCGTTCCGCCGCACCCCCCGGTTCCTCATCTTCAGAGAGTGGGAGCGGGTCGACGGCACGCCCCAGGTCATGGAGTTCGGACGAGATCGGGGGCTCGGGCACAACGACGTGATGGAAAACGTCCTCTGGGAGAACGGGATCGCCGTGAACGGGCCGACCATCGAATTCTTCCAAGCGATCCACCAAGAGTCGATCGTCGTTCCCGAGAGCATCGACGCCATCCGGGCGATGTTCGACCTCGCCCGGGACGGTCCGACGTCGATCGCCACCACCGACCGGGCGCTCGGACTACCGGCGCCGTGACCGCGTTCGGCCGCTGTGAGTAACCATCTTATATCGTCCCCGAGTCAGTTTTCTCGAATGTACTATCTTGACCACCGGTCCGACGTCGTCCGGATCCCTCCGGAGCGATTGGGGGCCCAATTGGAAGGCGTGCTCACCGAGCTCGCCCAGCAGCAGTTCGAGGGGAAGCTGGTCGACGGCCAGAATCTCACCGTGATCATCCGGGATGTCAAGCCCGTGGGAGAGGGCCACATCATCCACGGAGACGGCGGCGTCTACCAGGAAGTGGAGTACCAGGCGCTCCTATTCCGACCCGAGATCCAGGAGGTCGTCGAGGGAGCCGTCGTGGAGATCCGCAAGTTCGGTGCGTTCGTTCGGTTCGGGCCGCTCGATGGCCTGCTGCACGTCTCTCAGATCATGGACGATCGCGTGAACATCGACGAACACAACCAGCGCCTGGTCGGGGTCGAGACCAAGCGGGACCTCAAGGTCGGCTACAAGGCCCGGGCCCGGGTCGTATCGCTCTCGCTCTCCGAGATCTCCCCGCGGGACAGCCGCATCGGACTGACGATGCGCCAGCCGGGGCTCGGCCGACTCGAATGGATCCAAGACGCTCACAAGAAGACCGAGGAGAAGAGCGGCAAGAAGCCCCCCAAGAAGGAAGCCGCCAAGCCGACGAGCGTGGCGAAGCCGGCGAGCACGGCGAAGCCGGCGCCTGCGGCGGCCCCCGTTCCCCCGGTGGAGAAGGCGGCATGATCAATCTCAAGGCGTGCAAGAGTTGCAGCTCGATCACCGAGCAGAACAAGTGCCCCCGATGCGGGGGCGAGGTCTCGCGCGAGTGGCAGGGGTACCTCATCGTGATCGATCCGGAGAAGTCGGAGATCGCGCGGAAGATGGGGATCCATGCCGCCGGGAAGTACGCCCTCCGCGTCAAGTGAGGAGACCGCCTGGGCGGTTCCGGAATCGCTGAGACCGGATCTGGCCCGCCGCTATGCCCCGGTCTACTCCGGTGCCGAAGCCGATCGCGAGATGCACCTACTGACCGATTTCTCGACGTGCGGAGACGTGGTCACGGCGAACGCGCTGCGGATCGGGAAGGTCCCGTTCATCGGGGTCATCGACCACGTGACCCGCCGGGACCAGCCGGTCGAGCCGGAGTTGCTCATTCCCCTCGCGATCCGAGGTCGGCGCGTCGTTCGGAACCCCGCGGGAATGCTGACGCAGCGCCTGCGCGATGCCGTCCGGGAGATGGTCAGCACCGGGGGAGGTCTGTTGGAAGTAGAGGGCGAGGAGGATCTCGCATCGCTCGCTCTCGTCGAATCTCTTCCCTCGGGGGCCACGGTTATATACGGCATCCCGGGTGAGGGGGCCTCTTTCGTCCGCGTCAACGCGGCCTCGAAGGAGAACGTGCGCAAGCTCATCGACCGGATGGAACTCAGGAAGGTCCGCCTTGGAGATTAAGATCATCGAACAGCATGCGAACCCGCTCCTCAAGCGGATCGAGTACCGCTTCGAGATCGATCATGCCACCGCGGCCACCCCCACCCGGGACGCGGTCCGAACCGAGCTCGCCAAGGCGCTCAAAGCCCCGAAGGAGCGCGTCGTGATCGAACAGATGCATGCCAAGTTCGGCCTCGCGCGGAGCAACGGCGAGGCGATGGTTTACGACTCAACGGAAGCCGCGAAGGCGACCGCGCGCACCCACATCCTCGTCCGCAACGGGCTCGCCGAGAAGGCATCCAAGACGCCGGCGGGCGCTCCGTCCGCTGCCGAGCCCGCACCGGCGGCCCCCGCGGCTCCCAAGACCGAGGCCCCGAAGGAGGCCTAGTTCCGAATGGCGAAGGCTCGGGTCGGTCTGTACCAGACCAAGGGCGACACCCTGACGCGGACCCATCAATCGTGCCCCAAGTGCGGTCCGGGGATCTTCCTCGCCGAGCATGGGAACCGCCGCTCGTGCGGAAAGTGCGGGTACTCCGAGGCGAGGGCCACGGGCGCCAATGCCCCGAAGGGCAAGCCCGCGAAACCCGGCGCCTGAGACCTCGCCCCGATGGGCCCGCGTCCTCCCACCTTTGAACCGGCGCGCATTGAGGCGGACCCATGACCTCGCGGGATCCCGCATTTCGGATCGTTCGCGCTCGTGCGCGCGATCTCGGGGACATCCTCCCGCTCTTCGGCGCGTACCGGCGGTTCTACCACCGGTCCCCCGACCCGGCGGCTGCCCGTCGGTACCTGAGCGCGCGTCTCGCGCAGGACCAGGCGGTCCTCTTCGTCGCCTACGAGGGTCGCGAGCCGATGGGATTCACGCTGCTCTACCCGACGTTCTCCTCGCTCGCGATGCGCCCGCTCTGGATC includes:
- a CDS encoding Glu/Leu/Phe/Val dehydrogenase, with translation MASDSTTVNPFETAKRQVDIVADLLHLEGGIREVLKSPKRELTVNFPVRLDKGDYRVFTGYRVQYSMARGPTKGGIRYHPQVTLDEVRALAAWMTWKCAVVNIPYGGAKGGIICDPKHMSKGELERLTRRFTTEISPIIGPEIDIPAPDVYTDSQTMAWIMDTYSMQKGYSVPGVVTGKPISIGGSEGRGEATGRGCAYVIREAAQTVGVRVKGGSVAVQGFGNAGSVAVNLLHDEQGAKIVAASDTKGGIYKPDGFDPHAVEAHKAKTGSVVGFPGAKSVSNEELLELPVDILIPAALENQITKKNADKIQAKIVAEAANGPTLPEADEILFQKKITVLPDILANAGGVTVSYFEWAQDLQGFFWTLDEVNQRLERVMVKSYADTRKIAQQYSIHNRTAAYVLAIQRVVDAINIRGFYP
- the thiL gene encoding thiamine-phosphate kinase, which gives rise to MNRRGNASAAPIDERAFHRWVAAHLPAGRTGALPIGDDAAALRPPRGSVAVLTTDALIEGTHFVAGSPPRAIGAAAAGVSLSDAASKGARPAGILIALLLPPGTPRLWAESVLRGAEAAGARFDAHVVGGDTKPSPVRAVVSTVVGWGKAGSLAPRSGARPGDLLVTTGSVGRGGSAWRRWRTHRGARGRGDMLALLDVRPRVREGIALAPLVHAMIDTSDGIADSAHLMARASSVRLVLDPDRIPWDRSIAALPRAAREETGFFGGDYELLAAVPSSALRRAMRAVGSAGGRLRVVGRAERGTGAYLSAPSGLRPLPTAGWSPFQRTPRRHRDRAPPSQGR
- a CDS encoding acyl-CoA dehydrogenase family protein; this translates as MDFELSDEERAFQAAVRTFGDRVLRPNEKRIDQEGRIPDEVLREMAHLGLLAMPVSTDYGGMGASAILTELASEEIGRGDFSMATAVFFLLEAGWGYILGQHGTDAAKREVLPPVCAGKAFLGIATTEPTGGSDLHAMHTESRRDGTSFVIRGEKAFLSGVEEAKRLGGGHLTLTKAPGKGFNFIYVPTRSEGATTQKFENMGRMGISTGAITYRDVRVPEAYLIGQEGRGFDYAMEGFSVARTFVSAACVGAAERALEEGMKYLRERQVFGQPLGKFEGPQFELVDLYTQVEAVKWQCRRAAWLLDRYTLRGDSSHRSEVDRAVASVKLTAPQIAFECVKRVMMWYGASGYTKDVGLELGLRGIMSYMVGAEGGLNIMRIILGRELLGRDFLPYK
- a CDS encoding type II glyceraldehyde-3-phosphate dehydrogenase, whose protein sequence is MRVRVGINGFGTIGKRVADAVAKQPDMELVGVTKTLPSYEAQRAVTKGYPLFIAGDGERAAFEHAGIPVAGMLSDLLGHVDVIVDAAPEKIGRQNASLYRDAKVRAIFQGGEKADVAEVSFSALANFEAARGKRTVRVVSCNTTGLARAAAVLEPRYGVEDWQATLVRRAADPPESGRGPINGILPNFHLPSHHGPDVRTIFPNLPITTTAVIVPTTLMHVHVNRVRLRRPPADAAELVEAFRRTPRFLIFREWERVDGTPQVMEFGRDRGLGHNDVMENVLWENGIAVNGPTIEFFQAIHQESIVVPESIDAIRAMFDLARDGPTSIATTDRALGLPAP
- a CDS encoding DNA-directed RNA polymerase, with the protein product MYYLDHRSDVVRIPPERLGAQLEGVLTELAQQQFEGKLVDGQNLTVIIRDVKPVGEGHIIHGDGGVYQEVEYQALLFRPEIQEVVEGAVVEIRKFGAFVRFGPLDGLLHVSQIMDDRVNIDEHNQRLVGVETKRDLKVGYKARARVVSLSLSEISPRDSRIGLTMRQPGLGRLEWIQDAHKKTEEKSGKKPPKKEAAKPTSVAKPASTAKPAPAAAPVPPVEKAA
- the spt4 gene encoding transcription elongation factor subunit Spt4, which gives rise to MINLKACKSCSSITEQNKCPRCGGEVSREWQGYLIVIDPEKSEIARKMGIHAAGKYALRVK
- a CDS encoding GTP-dependent dephospho-CoA kinase family protein, with amino-acid sequence MHLLTDFSTCGDVVTANALRIGKVPFIGVIDHVTRRDQPVEPELLIPLAIRGRRVVRNPAGMLTQRLRDAVREMVSTGGGLLEVEGEEDLASLALVESLPSGATVIYGIPGEGASFVRVNAASKENVRKLIDRMELRKVRLGD
- the rps24e gene encoding 30S ribosomal protein S24e, with the translated sequence MEIKIIEQHANPLLKRIEYRFEIDHATAATPTRDAVRTELAKALKAPKERVVIEQMHAKFGLARSNGEAMVYDSTEAAKATARTHILVRNGLAEKASKTPAGAPSAAEPAPAAPAAPKTEAPKEA
- a CDS encoding 30S ribosomal protein S27ae — translated: MAKARVGLYQTKGDTLTRTHQSCPKCGPGIFLAEHGNRRSCGKCGYSEARATGANAPKGKPAKPGA
- a CDS encoding GNAT family N-acetyltransferase, coding for MTSRDPAFRIVRARARDLGDILPLFGAYRRFYHRSPDPAAARRYLSARLAQDQAVLFVAYEGREPMGFTLLYPTFSSLAMRPLWILNDLYVRPPARQRRIATRLLDRAAAEARAEGAVGMILDTARTNRRAQRLYAACGWTQDEKFLHYELTL